The region ATACCGGCCTGTCACGCCGGGGGTCGCGGGTTCGAGTCCCGTCCGCTGCGCCACTTTTCTCCAGATCGGTTTAACGACCGGTTTGAGGTCCGAAGGCACCGAAGCCTTCAGGCCAGATCCCAGTTTCAAGCAAGCTAACGCTTGTATGATACGCAGCGGTAGTTCAGTCGGTTAGAATACCGGCCTGTCACGCCGGGGGTCGCGGGTTCGAGTCCCGTCCGCTGCGCCATATTTCTTCGAGGCCCTTGAACTCCTCGAAGTAACGAAGAGAGCGACCTAAGGTTCGCTTTTTTTGTGCCTGAGATCAGCGCCAGTTTCGCGATCCAGGTCAGCACGACACGCAGCGGTAGTTCAGTCGGTTAGAATACCGGCCTGTCACGCCGGGGGTCGCGGGTTCGAGTCCCGTCCGCTGCGCCATATTGAAGCATCAAAGAAAGCGACCTACGGGTCGCTTTTTTTGTGGGCGTGCATTTTTGCGACAAGGGCAGAATTAATTTTCCAGGGAGATCGTCTGCCTGCGGTTTCGTAGATCTGCCGATGTGTTGCACAATAGGCGCCGATCGTTTTACTCAGGATTTGCAATGTCACAGTCAACCGTCTTCAGTGCGCTTGGGCTGGCCCTGGTGCTGGCGGGTATTTCAGGCTGTTCTTCGAAGAAAGCTGCCATCTACGAACACGAAAATTTCGACGATTCGGGAACCTATTCGCGCAGCTTCGCAGTGAGCGAAGCGGGTACCTGCGAGGCTGCCCGCCGCGCCTTGCTCAGCCAGGGCTACATCATCACCAGCAGCGATGCCGGGCAGGTCAACGGCAACAAAAGCTTCCAGCAGACCGGCGAATCGCATCTGCAGATAAGTTTCAATGTGGTCTGTGCCCGCGACAGCGGTGACGAGCAGCGTTCGACCATGTTCGCCAACGCCCTGCAGGACCGCTACGCGCTGAAAAAATCCAATACCTCGGCAAGTGTCGGGGTAGGGGTGCTGGGCTCGCTGTCGATGCCGATCGGCTCCACGGACGACTCGATGGTCAAGGTCGCCAGCGAAACGGTCACCTCGGCCAAGTTTTATGAGCGGTATTTCGCGCTAGTCGAAAGTTTCCTGCCCAAAGAGCAGAAGAAAAAAGTTTCGCTGAAAAAGCCGGTTGAGAAGCCCGCGCCCGTGTTGGGTGTACCTGAGAGCGTTCCTGTGGCTGCGCCAGCGGCCCTGGCACCGGTCGAAACCACAGCGCCAGTGGCAACCCCTGCAGTTGTCGAGCCAGCGCCGGCAGTGGCCGTACCGGTCGTCGAGGCTGCACCGGCTCCGGTGGTCGATGACAGCAGCGGCTCGCAGCCGGTACCACCCCCTGTCGAAGCTGCGCCGATCAATGTTGAACCATCGACGCCAGCGCCGACCGCTACCGAACCTGCCTCGACCACGGCGCCACAAGCACCTGCAGGCAGCCCTGAACAGGTTGCGCCGTAGGCAAGGATAATTTTTCCATCTGCTGCTACGTTGTGTTGATAAGCGTCATTGTCA is a window of Pseudomonas sp. DG56-2 DNA encoding:
- a CDS encoding DUF2242 domain-containing protein, with product MSQSTVFSALGLALVLAGISGCSSKKAAIYEHENFDDSGTYSRSFAVSEAGTCEAARRALLSQGYIITSSDAGQVNGNKSFQQTGESHLQISFNVVCARDSGDEQRSTMFANALQDRYALKKSNTSASVGVGVLGSLSMPIGSTDDSMVKVASETVTSAKFYERYFALVESFLPKEQKKKVSLKKPVEKPAPVLGVPESVPVAAPAALAPVETTAPVATPAVVEPAPAVAVPVVEAAPAPVVDDSSGSQPVPPPVEAAPINVEPSTPAPTATEPASTTAPQAPAGSPEQVAP